In Cryptomeria japonica chromosome 10, Sugi_1.0, whole genome shotgun sequence, a genomic segment contains:
- the LOC131069425 gene encoding pentatricopeptide repeat-containing protein At2g13600 gives MLKLKPVVYSTFLNTIKHHNACLKARSAFTTDDSTIVSTSGLVKVQHCCSNRYTFAALLRQCKHRKDVNHVHALVIKAGFGLNMSLLNELLRIYSKCESLMDTRQVFDKMPERNIVSWTLMISGCVDCANCEKAVEFFNEMQLTGIRPNSFTLCTILKICVVWPHLGYQVQAHAIKFGLESDIFIGSALVDMHAKFGRLEDANKAFQRSQRDAVAWNVMIARYVEKGYELQALKLFSQMQGRDIDIRGDQFTFATIIRACAHPEQCKQVHAQIVKMGFESDCYVRGSLVDTYARYGNLDAAHMLLDNHNVVAYNAMIAGYVQNGYSEKALELFQKMHRMGMNMEMDHFTFATVLSASSSLAVDYGIQIHARIIKSEFGLDDCVGNALIDMYSKRGSIDDAEKVFHRMRKTDLISWTALITGYTQNGCYEEALKQFCKMQRINMKPNEFTFSSVLTACANLASKGQGEQVCVHAVKTGYDKHVFVGSTLIDMYSKCGNMEKAQNVFDRMPELNVVSWTALIVGYAQNGYGRQALQFFARMQQSGMKPNHVTLVGVLFACSHVGLVDEGYRYFESMSRDYGIIPRVEHYACMADILSRAGHLKQAKNLIMEMPFQPCALLWRILLGACRVHGDIDLGKCAAEHILELEPQDGPAYVLLSNAYAAAGKWSEAAHMRKMMKSRALKKEPACSWIEIKNHVHVFGLGEGSNSHIKERYSKLDELLSQMQEVWPMRESTSFVLHDLEESQEFPFFS, from the coding sequence ATGCTGAAGCTCAAACCTGTTGTCTACTCTACTTTTTTAAATACAATCAAACATCACAATGCCTGCTTAAAAGCCCGGTCAGCTTTCACAACTGACGATTCTACCATTGTTAGTACAAGTGGGTTGGTGAAGGTCCAGCATTGCTGTTCCAATCGGTATACATTTGCTGCCCTCTTAAGGCAATGCAAACATAGGAAGGACGTCAATCATGTTCATGCTCTTGTAATCAAAGCTGGGTTTGGTTTAAACATGTCCCTCTTGAATGAACTCCTTAGGATTTACTCAAAATGTGAGAGTCTGATGGATACAcgtcaagtgtttgacaaaatgcctgagaGAAACATCGTCTCGTGGACTCTGATGATAAGTGGATGTGTAGATTGTGCGAACTGTGAGAAGGCTGTTGAGTTTTTTAATGAAATGCAACTGACAGGTATTAGGCCGAACAGTTTTACACTATGCACTATACTTAAGATCTGTGTAGTCTGGCCACATTTGGGTTATCAGGTACAAGCTCATGCTATAAAATTTGGATTAGAGTCTGATATATTTATTGGTAGTGCTTTGGTTGACATGCATGCTAAATTTGGTAGACTAGAAGATGCGAACAAAGCTTTTCAGAGGTCGCAACGTGATGCAGTGGCATGGAATGTCATGATTGCTAGGTATGTTGAGAAAGGGTACGAGTTGCAGGCCCTTAAGCTGTTTAGTCAGATGCAAGGAAGAGACATAGACATCAGGGGAGATCAATTCACGTTTGCTACTATAATTAGGGCATGTGCTCATCCAGAACAATGCAAGCAAGTCCATGCTCAGATTGTCAAAATGGGGTTTGAGTCTGACTGTTATGTCAGGGGTTCTCTTGTTGACACTTATGCCAGGTATGGAAACCTAGATGCTGCACATATGCTTTTAGACAACCACAATGTGGTTGCATATAATGCAATGATTGCAGGGTATGTCCAGAATGGATATTCTGAGAAGGCACTGGAGCTTTTCCAGAAAATGCACAGGATGGGAATGAATATGGAGATGGACCACTTCACTTTTGCAACTGTTCTCAGTGCGTCCTCTAGCCTAGCAGTTGATTACGGGATTCAGATCCATGCCAGAATTATCAAGAGTGAGTTTGGATTGGATGACTGTGTTGGTAATGCCCTTATTGACATGTATTCTAAACGTGGAAGCATAGATGATGCCGAGAAAGTGTTCCACAGAATGAGAAAAACTGATCTGATTTCATGGACTGCACTGATCACAGGGTACACCCAAAATGGATGTTATGAAGAGGCATTGAAACAATTTTGTAAGATGCAACGGATAAACATGAAGCCGAATGAGTTCACCTTTTCAAGTGTTCTCACTGCATGTGCCAACTTAGCATCTAAAGGACAGGGCGAGCAGGTTTGTGTCCACGCCGTTAAAACTGGATACGACAAACATGTTTTTGTTGGCAGTACCCTTATTGATATGTATtccaaatgtggaaacatggagaAGGCACAGAACGTGTTTGATAGAATGCCGGAGCTTAATGTAGTATCGTGGACTGCACTTATCGTAGGTTATGCCCAAAATGGGTATGGCAGACAGGCTCTTCAATTCTTTGCACGGATGCAACAATCAGGTATGAAACCAAACCATGTAACACTGGTAGGCGTTCTGTTTGCATGCAGCCATGTGGGCCTGGTTGATGAAGGTTATCGTTACTTTGAATCCATGAGTAGAGATTATGGTATTATACCAAGAGTCGAACATTATGCCTGCATGGCAGATATTCTCAGTCGAGCAGGACATTTGAAACAGGCAAAAAATCTTATCATGGAAATGCCATTTCAACCTTGTGCTTTGCTGTGGAGGATCTTGCTTGGTGCctgcagagtccatggtgatataGATCTTGGCAAATGTGCAGCAGAACATATTCTTGAGTTGGAACCCCAAGATGGGCCTGCTTATGTGTTGCTGTCAAATGCCTATGCAGCTGCTGGAAAGTGGAGTGAGGCAGCACACATGAGGAAAATGATGAAAAGTAGAGCATTGAAAAAGGAACCAGCGTGTAGTTGGATTGAAATAAAGAATCATGTTCATGTATTTGGGCTAGGAGAAGGATCAAATTCACATATAAAAGAGAGGTACTCAAAGCTGGATGAACTGCTCAGTCAAATGCAGGAAGTGTGGCCCATGCGTGAAAGCACCagttttgttttgcatgatttggAGGAATCTCAAGAATTTCCTTTTTTCTCTTAA